The Euleptes europaea isolate rEulEur1 chromosome 7, rEulEur1.hap1, whole genome shotgun sequence genomic sequence TATACATTATTTTGATTATTATATAATAACATCTCCATGTTGCAAATTTGTGGGTGAGGCACAGTGAGAGAGGGGCTGGGCCCAGAGTATGGTCTGACGGCATGATGATACCATAAGCTTGCTGACGCTAAGCAGGTTTGCGCCTGGTCAGTGCCAGGATAAGAACATACCTGCATTGACTTccaggatggggaaaaggtgggatgtaaataaatGAGCTTCCCGTCTCCCCTAGTAACAGGATTCTGGGGCACATTTCTGGCTGCCATGtgaggggggaaggcaggaaaattTCATTCTGTGGGCGCAAGAGCTTGCACATCCAGAAATGCTTGCGTGGATCCAAGCACATGGCTTCTAATTGGTTCACAGCAGAGGCAGCAGAGGCAAGAATCGAACCGGAGACTGCTGACTTTCCTCAGTCTCTGTGCTGCTCCAGCTCCACTTCTTTCCAAACCCACCCAAGAGCACTTTTGTATTTCTTGTAAAATGTGGCTGTAGTTAACTACTATTTATTGATTGAGCTGTGCCAGGTTGCTGCTGCCTACTTGTTAGTAGGAGCCTCACCCTGATTCAGTCCTTTTATTGCTTGTTGCCTAGCAAGCAGATAAATCAATAAATGAGTAAATTGGGAGTTTTCCTGCCTGAATCCTTCAAGGTTCTTCTCAAAGTCTTAACTTTGTTTTTGCCTTCCTGGctgattatttttttattgaGCCAAAATAATGTCCTTTGCCTCGATTTGATTTGTAATATGGCATAGTCGAGTTAAAAAATTACTGTGTATTGAAAGAGCCTGGATTAATAATTTATCTTGCAGTAATTTTGCTATTTGCAATTCTGATGTCCAGAAAGAACTTGAATAAAGGTTAATAGGTTTTCACTGTATATTTACATTCTTGAGTGTTCAGATATTCATGCTTTTAGGGAGTAAAGCAAAGGAATAATTTGATTTTCATTGTGGTAAATGTATTGAAGGAATTAGATCCAGTTTGTGAGTAAAGTGCTTCATACAGggcttgttttattgtgtttctgGAGTCCAGGTTTGAGGAAAAACATGTactgttgaagttagggttgccaacctccaggtagtggctggaaatctcctgctattacaactgatctccaagcgacagagatcagttcacctggagaaaatggccactttggcaattggactctatggcattgaagtccctcccctctccaaagctcaccttcctcaggctccaccctcaaagtttctaggtgtttcccaatccagagatggCAACACTAGTTGTAGTCCCAGGAAAGTAGAAACCAAGCAAATAATGTTTCTCCTGGTCTAAAGATTAAGTAATGGAAAAATGTTTTGCTAAGTTTAATTTTTGCTTTTAAGTTAACCAAAGTATTGGGGATAGGGTTATATGACCAGcatggttagtggttaagagcggtggtttggagcggtggactctgatctggagaaccgggtttgattcccagctcctccacatgagtggcggaggctaatctggtgaactggatttgtttctccactcctacacacaaagccagctgggtgaccttgggcaagttacagctctgttagagatctctcagacccacctacctcacaggggaggggaaggtgattgtaagccggtttgattcttccttaagtggtagagaaagtcggcaaataaataccaactcttcttcttcttctatatggcaTCATCAGAACAACACTCCAGAAGGACTGCGTGAACTCTGAAGTAGGCGTTTTACAGTTTCAGGCCTGCTATGTATAAGAACATTCTCACTATCATCCTAAGAAGTAATTATGGATGCAGGCGGTCTTTGCAGTGTATGTTGGGTCATAAATTATAATGAACAACAGTAAATGTGAACGGCAGGCGTCTTTCTTGCACACAGTGTAGAATAAAGGTTTTTCTGAGTAAGTGGAAAGCACAGAGCACAATTAGCTGATTTAGGATTCAGAGTCTGATCCTTTTTATCCAGCATGCTTAAGGGAATAGCTGAAGCCACAGTAACTCATAACCACCTTCTTCCCAGTTTCTTATCCACGAGTGGTGTGCATTTTTCCATACTGAGTTGCTAATTAGACTCCCTCATTGCAATGGTGTAATGGTTCATCCTGAGTTGACGCTGCATGCTGAGCTCATACATAATACAGGCTGAGTAGGAAAAGCAATAGCTAGTATCATTCTCTTCCCTTAGTCATTTCTGTTTTAGGCAAAAGAGAACATATGATACTGCAGCTGATATTACTTACACATGCATATAACAGAAGTATATTCAATACTGCATTTGTCAAGGTCATATTTTTTAAAGTGCATCATCATTTAGGCTTTTGCAACTATAGAATCTCCTACTGTACAGTATCTAAACTGAGGCATATGATAAACTCATAAACAATTTGGTCTTTGCCTATTGTCGCTCTTTGACCTTTCTTGCAAATGATAATGTCAAGAGTTTCGTTCATATAATCCATACTTAAAAGGCATCTAGGAAAATACTACAGAGTGCTCTGGATTGTTGTTGCAAAGTGACAGCATTTATTTTCCTAGAGATTCATCTAAGTCTGTTTGTGCATATTCAATAAGCATTCTAAAGTGTTTATATAGTTCAGTACCCAAATCTGGTGATAGCCCTTAATACTATCACTATCCTATTTCTGTTTTGTGGCCGCCAATACTGCAACTTGCCAAAGATTCGTTTGGCTTTATCCCAGCTATTGTGGAACTTAAACTAGAAACCCGTATTTCCCTAAACCATGCTTTTACCCACTAAGCTTTGGGGAACAGGGACGCCTTCTGTGAATTCTAGTGATTCTTCTCGTGTTGCTTGTCCTGGCGtctgttttccctttcttttcaaaGACTGGAGTTTCATCTCCTCCTAGGGCATCATTTTCTCAGTGGGACTAGAACCCTTGTTGGGGTGGGTTCATGGGTTTTCTCTGTTGGCTTCCTCTCTCAATCCCTAGAGGGGGTGAGATACTATGCTAGGACTGCCCAACCTTTCTTCCCTTCATGTTCACTTGTTTAAATGTTATGTATTTGAAGAAAGGGATTCAAACGTCTATCTTACTTGTGTAAGAAAGTCCCATGCTCCTATAAGAGTACGCCAAAACAGGTGTTCTGTAAACCCCTGAACAGCATTATATGAGGGGTGGGTGCCATTTCTTGATAGTTGATTTCACCCATGGAATACTCTCTCTGCTGGGATCCAGATCTGGAGCAGCTCCCAGAAACAATTCCAGGATTGCAGTTTCTGTCCAGTTtgcttgttttactatttttgcaaaaacaaacaaaaaagaaaaagaaactgctgTTATCTCTTACCAAAATTCAAGGAGGCTGGAAAGGAAATGTTTCAGCCCTGTAGGACagaataaaactatgctaaacttTCAACACTCAAGAAGATATAGACAAATTAGTGTGCTTTATTTTGCCCCACAAGAAGCAGGACTGAACGGTCTTATTATGGGGTTCCCTAACTAGTCATGTCATAAAACAGTTGATACTTGGCTGACTGGCAAAGtaagaaaagtttttaaaagtgctGAAATTAGTCAGTGGTGGTATTAATTTTTATGGCTTTCCAGAGCAAcccaacaaaacagaaaaactaCAGGTAAAAGCTTGGAAGAACTTGTGTGCAGCGCAGAGTTGGGTGGGATCAGAATTTTAAAAcccatatataaaaatataaatacccTGTTGGGTCACACCAATGACTCATATAGTCCCAGCATCCTGCTTGTTCCAGGGGCCAAtcagatgcttctaggaagctATAAGCAGGACTGTAGGCAGGACTCGCCTCCTGCTGTTTCCTGGCAGCACCTAGTCAGATGTGCACTCTATCTAAATAGGGATATTTCGTGTAGTTATTATAGCTGTTATACATTGTTAGACCTTTCCCCCGTGATAGTGTCTGTCCTGTCCTAAAGGTATCTAAACTAGCGATCATTATTACATCTTGAGGCAGCAAACTCCGttaagttaattatgcattgcATGAAGAAGTATTTTCAAGCTACATTTCAGTTTCAAATGTGGCTTTCCTCTTTTCCAGTATGAGTGACTTCAAAGGAGTTCTGTGTGTGGTTCTTCCTAGTCTCTCCTAGCAAAATAAAAGGGTTTGAAGGAAATGTTGAAAAATATACCTTTGGATTTCAAGATTTATtcatgttgttattttttttaattattaatttaggAAATTTTATGGTACCTCTCTAGAGTCCTGCTCTtgagtcctgctcaaggtggcttacaagtaaaaacaccataaaacaaaaaatcataAAACTAGCGAGGAATGTAAAAAACAGCATAAAGATACCTATAAAACATACCAGACCAGAGGCAGATCATAAACTGCCAAGTAGATAAAACTCCTCATTTAAAAGACTGGGTAAAAAGATATGTTTTTGCCTGGTGCCTATAAGATATTATAGTAAGCACCATGCAAGCCTCAAGAGGGAggacattccaaaggcaaggtgccaacACTAAAAATGCCTTGTCGGTAGCTGCCAttcacctggcctctgaaggcaAGGGCACAGAGAACAGGGATTGTGAGGCAGATCTGAACTAGTTTTTATTCCACTAAACATATACAtgatctaaaaggtaaaggtcccctgtgcaagcaccgggtcattcctgacccatggggtgacgtcacatcccgacgtttactaggcagattttgttttatggggtggtttgccagtgccttccccagtcatcttccttttacaccctgcaagctgggtactcattttactgaccttgaaaggatggaaggctgagtcaaccttgaaccagctacctgaaatcaacttccgttctAGATGTTGATAAACTGTGGGTGATATATGGTAAATCCAAACCTTAAATGTCATTaaatctttctctctttctttcttgtcatcaagtcacaacttaCCTGGCAGGGGAGACACCTTGATCACAATGTTGGGTTTTCAAgatgagagatgttcagaggtttgccattgcccgcctctatgtagtgaccctggacttccttgttggtcttccatccaaatactaaccagggtcaaccctgcttggcttccaagatctgatgagattgggctaacatGAGTTACCCTGGTTAGGGCATGAAATCATGTAATCAGTCATTATTGACTTAATTCTGCCCTATGGCAGAAGATAAAAACAGAAAGGCTGTTCtgttgtaaaacaaaaaaaagtccggtggcatcttaaagacttaacaacctttgtgagtcagagctgatGTGTCTATTTTTAATTTGACTTTCATTTCCCTGGTGTGCCTGTTTTTCTGAGTCCCtcgtcttctttttcttgttaCAGGTTATGGCCACGCTGTGCCTTTGTCGGATGGAGGAAAGGCTTTCTGCATCATCTACTCTGTCATTGGAATCCCCTTTACGCTTCTGTTCCTGACAGCAGTGGTGCAGCGCATTATTGTGTACGTCACCCGGAGGCCTGTGCTATACTTCCACATTCGATGGGGTTTCTCAAAGCAGATCGTGGCCATCATCCATGCAGTGATTCTGGGCTTCGTTACTGTTTCGTGCTTTTTCTTTATCCCAGCAGCAGTATTTTCTGTACTTGAGGAAGACTGGAACTTCCTGGaatctttttatttttgcttcattTCTCTGAGCACCATTGGCCTTGGTGACTATGTTCCAGGAGAAGGTTACAACCAGAAATTCAGAGAGCTGTACAAACTAGGAATAACATGTGAGTAAAATGCATCAATACAAATAACAGATACTGGCTGAGAGTTTGTCAGAGCTCTGTTGTATGTTCTTCTGTCTCTATAACATTTGGTTCATATAGCAACAAATCAAGAAACATCCAAAAGTAATTTTGTAACAGTTATCAAACTCCttttaaatttgtataaaatatgaaattaatatatattttaatgtaatGCCTGGGATTCCATCATAAATTTCTGCTAACAGTAAGGATGGGGGAGGGGTATTTTTACCaattcctccctcctgctgcagacctccagtTAACTCCTCATGCTGTTCCAGAGGGTCCCTATTTCCCTGGAGCAGCATTTTAGGGGTCATTTTGAGATGCAGGAAGAAGTGGGAGGCAAGAATGTCCTGCCTTACTGATGGAAATGCCATCCATTAGCAGTGATTTACTACTTGAGATCCTCTCCAGTGTTCCAAAATCATAGTTGCTTTGGCAATCATGACTAAATGTAATAGATCTGAGTCCCAAGTAAAGACTACTGGAGTTAGTAATTTCTGGACCAGATCCTTGTAGACATTTCAAGGACCATGTGCTTTTCTGCCTAACTAATACAATCAATGTATAAATGAATCTATTATAGCATATCTGTGCAGTTTAGGATTAATAGTGGCAGCTACTAGCTTACTAGCATTTTAACAGGATCATAGGAATTATTGGAAAACAGATCGATCAACAGCTATAAGCCATGATAACTAGATATTCAATGCAGTGTGCCACTGAACACCTGATGCCAATGGACAACCATGGGAGTGTTCCAGTGGCATCAGATGGCCAATGTGAGAGAAGTAGGACACTGAACTAGATAGCTTTTCTTAAGGTGTAACCATTAGCCAGAGGTATCACATACATAGAATATTTCTTTTCTTGCACCCACGTCCAGGAGGTAGGTTGGCGTCCCCTAGAACACAAAAGAAACAGCCTTTTTTGGAGATTATTTATATCACTTTCTTAACGCCCTTGCTGTGCTCCGTGCTCATAGCTAATAAGTGCCTTCCATCTCCACCACCTCCAGCACACGCAGTTCTGGCATTTAGCAACTTTCAGTAGTAGAGACTCTaatccctctccccctttttttgcaacAAAAATCCAGCTCCCTTTGCCAGCATCTGCCTTCTTCTAAAGGGCCAGACTATACATTACATGCAAATGTGTGTAACAAAGCTCCAACTGTTGgttgttgttttgcatttttttaaagaaacagcatAGAGAGGGTTGAGCATGTCTTGTTCCTTCCTGGTGCTTTTTCATTCAAAATCCTAATATATGGCACATGATAAAGCATTCTTGCTGAAACTTTTTGGGAATCCTATGTAAACTGCCTTGACCTCAATGATGGAACAAAGGCAAAAGATTACTGCAATAATGTAAATTAACAACTTAGCCATCATTCTGGTGCTTCATAGCCTGCATTTGTGTGTACAGTGAGGCAGCCTGTTCAGGAAGCTTTTACATCATACAGTTCAGGAGATGCATCATGCCAGAAGTGTGCAGCATGCATGACAATCCTGAAGTACAGTAGACCCAGTGTAGTACTGTAATTAGAGACATCTTTTTTGGATGTGGGAAAACCCAAATTCAAATCTCTGGTCAGTTCACAAACACGTGGAGTGACTGGACATATCACAACCTCTGTCTCACCTCATAGTGGCTAAAACACCATTCTGACCTTTTTGGAAAAGGACAGGATGGAAATTATAGATAAACATGAATGAAATAGATGAGGGTCGCACATTAAGTGTAACAAAGCTCCAACTGTTGgttgttgttttgcatttttttaaagaaacagcatAGAGAGGGTTGAGCATGTCTTGTTCCTTCCTGGTGCTTTTTCATTCAAAATCCTAATATATGGCACATGATAAAGCATTCTTGCTGAAACGTTTTGGGAATCCTATGTAAACTGCCTTGACCTCAATGATGGAACAAAGGCAAAAGATTACTGCAATAATGTAAATTAACAACTTAGCCATCATTCTGGTGCTTCATAGCCTGCATTTGTGTGTACAGTGAGGCAGCCTGTTCAGGAAGCTTTTACATCATACAGTTCAGGAGATGCATCATGCCAGAAGTGTGCAGCATGCATGACAATCCTGAAGTACAGTAGACCCAGTGTAGTACTGTAATTAGAGACATCTTTTTTGGATGTGGGAAAACCCAAATTCAAATCTCTGGTCAGTTCACAAACACGTGGAGTGACTGGACATATCACAACCTCTGTCTCACCTCATAGTGGCTAAAACACCATTCTGACCTTTTTGGAAAAGGACAGGATGGAAATTATAGATAAACATGAATGAAATAGATGAGGGTCGCACATTAAGTCCTTTATGGCTGAAAGTTAGCTACACAGTAGATCTGTAACTCACAGAGGTACATCTAAAACAAATTTGAAGGGGCATCTCTCCATGTCCACGAGTGAACTTACAAATAGCTTTCAGCCCAAACTGTTTAAGTAAaggtaaggtcccctgtgcaagcaccgggtaattcctgacccatggggtgatgtcacatcccgacgtttactaggcagactttgttttacagggtggtttgccagtgccttccccagtcatcttccctttacccccagcaagctgggtactcgttttaccgaccccggagggatggaaggctgagtcaacctcgagccggctacctgaaaccgacttccattgggatcgaactcaggtcgtgagcagagtttggactgcagtactgcagcttaccactctgtgccacggggctctttagcATCTTGTATTTTGGTGTAAACTTAGAGTGTTGTTGTAGCTTACATTTTATCAACTAATGTTTCAAACACTATTGTCATTCTTTTTTAGGTTACCTTTTGCTGGGCCTCATTGCAATGCTGGTTGTTCTAGAGACATTCTGTGAACTTCACGAGCTCAAAAAATTTAGGAAAATGTTCTATGTGAAGAAGGACAAGGAAGAGGATCAAGTTCATATAGTAGAACATGACCAGTTATCTTTCTCTTCGATTTCAGACCAGGCAGCATCCATGAAGGACGATCAGAAAGTAAATGAACCTTTCGTCAGTCCTCAGCCTACACTTAACTGTGATGGCTCTATAAACAATTAACCAAGGGCTTCCATTCCAATATCAACAGTGCACTTACATTCTTGCAGTTAAAACTAGCACCGTTAGTGAAACTATAGAGGCAGGAAGGCTATGCTACATTATTAAGTATTCGTTGTTTGGAATAATTTAATAAGTATGGGCCAAATTAGGCTTTCTTTAGCTGGATCTACATTCTGGGGACATTGGTGGAACCATAGTGTGCAGCTGGGAACCCCTGAATTCATGGTGTATAAAGAAATAGAAATAAGTGAGGCTACGTTTGAAGAACAGTGCAGTTCT encodes the following:
- the KCNK1 gene encoding potassium channel subfamily K member 1; translated protein: MLPSCARLVARHGPAWRFGLLVLGYLLYLLFGAVVFSSVELPAEDLLRRELRELKRRFVAEHACLSEAQLEGFLARVLRASDAGVSALSNASDTWNWDFASALFFASTVLSTTGYGHAVPLSDGGKAFCIIYSVIGIPFTLLFLTAVVQRIIVYVTRRPVLYFHIRWGFSKQIVAIIHAVILGFVTVSCFFFIPAAVFSVLEEDWNFLESFYFCFISLSTIGLGDYVPGEGYNQKFRELYKLGITCYLLLGLIAMLVVLETFCELHELKKFRKMFYVKKDKEEDQVHIVEHDQLSFSSISDQAASMKDDQKVNEPFVSPQPTLNCDGSINN